From the genome of Nitrosomonas sp., one region includes:
- a CDS encoding TonB-dependent receptor produces MNKNRIYIKLSRKYSTATHRLYRYIGCILWIIFFLISSNALADDKKHDLAGASLEELLNFELITASKIARQVSDAPSAVSIVTADDIKAYGYRTLGEILNSMRGLNITYDRAYDFLGGRGFSSPGEYSGRIMLLIDGMQANDNVYNQAYFDHSGLIDTELIERVEYVPGPGSVAYGNNAFFGIVNIITKKGADFNGAQAAVSAGSFLTGKTRLTFGKQFSNDVDLLLSASGLTSRGQNFYFPEFDNGDPLNNNGIARRQDGQNNQRFFAKLQGRNWLFEAGHSRRHKDIPTAPYGADFNTHYFYTDTNKFVAGQYHIDLSDHLKLSLLTDFSDYRYHGNSLYSGEYWADESIGRRWGTEAKFSGNWFDFHKIIFGVAFRDDFQRKIITPAASSDHGRQTVSVYAQNEFTLRNNLWLNLGVRNDYFTDDGNAVSPRFALIYEPLPEHFVRLSYSRAHRTPTAFEKFYTDGEFLLPNPNLKIEHVNAAELVLERRWSNQSRILASFYHQTTVKPIQSTPYSSDFVQYLNTNGARARGLEIEAEHHWRNNMRIRASYAFQDSEDGAGNWAINSPRHLGKFNFTAPVYGDLFRTGVEVQVVSRRKTHLGNTIGGFAIANATLSTNRLIPNLDISFTIRNLFNTNYVHVAPDYNTPLSTIAQDSRNYWLQLTYEFK; encoded by the coding sequence ATGAATAAAAACCGGATTTATATTAAACTGAGCAGGAAATACAGCACTGCAACTCATCGGTTATACCGCTATATTGGCTGTATTCTTTGGATTATTTTTTTCCTGATCAGTTCAAATGCTCTGGCGGACGATAAAAAACACGATTTAGCCGGTGCGTCACTGGAAGAACTCCTAAACTTTGAACTGATTACCGCATCAAAAATTGCCCGCCAGGTCAGCGATGCGCCCTCCGCTGTCAGCATTGTCACCGCAGATGATATCAAGGCTTACGGTTACCGCACGTTGGGTGAAATTCTAAACAGCATGCGGGGACTCAATATTACCTATGATCGCGCCTATGATTTTTTAGGCGGGCGTGGTTTCAGCAGTCCCGGGGAATACAGCGGCCGCATCATGTTGCTCATCGACGGCATGCAAGCCAATGACAACGTATATAACCAGGCTTATTTCGATCATAGCGGCCTGATCGATACCGAACTCATTGAACGCGTTGAATATGTGCCCGGACCGGGTTCTGTAGCTTACGGAAATAATGCTTTTTTCGGTATCGTCAATATCATCACCAAGAAAGGCGCCGATTTTAACGGCGCTCAGGCGGCGGTGTCAGCTGGCAGTTTTCTGACCGGCAAAACCAGATTGACATTTGGTAAACAATTTTCCAATGATGTGGATTTACTGCTATCCGCATCGGGTTTGACAAGCCGAGGACAGAATTTTTATTTTCCCGAATTTGATAACGGTGATCCGCTCAATAATAACGGTATAGCGCGTCGCCAGGACGGACAGAATAACCAGCGGTTTTTTGCCAAATTGCAAGGAAGAAACTGGCTTTTCGAAGCCGGTCACTCCCGCCGTCATAAGGATATACCGACCGCACCCTATGGCGCTGATTTCAATACCCACTATTTTTATACGGACACCAACAAATTTGTTGCAGGCCAATATCATATTGATCTCAGCGACCACCTTAAACTGTCATTACTGACAGACTTCAGCGATTATCGCTATCATGGGAATTCCCTGTATAGCGGCGAATACTGGGCGGATGAATCCATTGGCCGGCGATGGGGCACCGAAGCGAAATTCTCTGGCAACTGGTTCGATTTCCATAAAATAATTTTTGGCGTCGCCTTCCGCGATGATTTTCAACGCAAAATCATCACTCCCGCCGCATCTTCAGACCATGGCCGCCAAACGGTAAGCGTATACGCCCAGAATGAATTTACCTTACGCAATAATCTTTGGCTCAATCTAGGTGTAAGAAACGATTATTTCACGGATGATGGCAATGCGGTATCCCCCCGTTTTGCATTAATCTACGAACCCCTGCCGGAACACTTTGTCCGCTTGTCCTATAGTCGCGCGCACCGAACGCCGACCGCATTTGAAAAATTTTATACCGACGGTGAATTTCTCTTACCCAATCCGAATTTAAAGATCGAACATGTCAATGCGGCTGAGTTGGTATTGGAGCGGCGCTGGAGCAATCAATCCAGGATACTTGCATCGTTTTATCATCAAACGACTGTAAAACCCATTCAGAGCACCCCGTATAGTTCCGATTTTGTACAGTACCTGAATACCAATGGTGCACGCGCCAGAGGTCTGGAAATAGAAGCCGAGCACCATTGGCGTAATAACATGCGTATCCGCGCCAGTTATGCCTTTCAGGATTCCGAAGATGGCGCAGGCAACTGGGCGATCAATTCTCCGCGTCATTTAGGTAAATTCAACTTCACTGCACCCGTTTATGGAGACTTATTTCGCACAGGCGTTGAGGTTCAGGTGGTTTCACGCCGCAAAACACATTTGGGCAACACCATTGGCGGCTTTGCGATTGCAAATGCCACGCTGAGTACTAACCGCCTGATACCCAATCTGGATATTTCCTTCACAATTCGTAATTTATTCAATACGAATTATGTTCATGTGGCGCCTGATTACAATACGCCACTTTCGACAATCGCACAGGATAGCCGAAATTATTGGCTGCAATTGACGTATGAATTTAAGTGA
- a CDS encoding DUF4157 domain-containing protein, producing the protein MKQTLTKGTDRQHSFHARHLHSTKSAVSQAFVDNRKSRVSQIHMLAVMENAPRAIAQRRFIEHIHSSPRMNAQRQYMAAIFHVPAQRRINDAQIAQGIFKPAQPATAPAQKQDNTGLPCHLKQGIERLSGLSLDGVKVHYNSDKPAQLNAHAYTRGADIHVAAGQEKHLPHEAWHVVQQAQGRVTPTLQTRGVTINDNADLEREADTMGAKALQMKHAIQPATTAAAQVSKSHRNPESAASTLTIIQPKWVIQLGKGKKTTRDYLDDYEDWESAQTDPYHEYLDEHSNTVLADYVYEWSQTLDEAYNNMEWLSQFPGALTGSMSVINQMGTRNFDLYCDLLDYGLTINEIGALAGFGSTLHAMAMGCSVAEMNTIASVVTDKLLQLRLSQKMGSGLQPITVYQLCQQGGFANCYRKVADAAIPGAAMDAAINTVTPRHYVNLLNVGTLTAQETNAATGFGLAAMPALAVISDAQVRTLCTKFNTPRKKQQIAQTLDIPTLNAYANGAIGAGKMGKLLFAANALEVTAAVAVLGQPFYAALLNDFSPTQIHGMRNCFGGATIQTYTETIYRLGPQFAFYHNLLANGGLPATTVHAVRGFSRAGINQLINLNGGEILAIGNVITNLYQQMRMAEKLTGGLGANTLHALSQTPNFANHIDWLIQPDCDGASVETGVGNLNAAAYVQLLNVAGISVQLTNDLSVFGVASVPTLAGQNVQTLGIINAKFNSDDKKNAILGLLTIGDICAYAAGHIGQGHMSKLLKAANGGNITNAVGTLGQEKYRHALVAMLPDNIAQCFNALNILQPVTIQQAMQGFVAGGLSSGQTANLTNRLLTGGHALDDGGFTGLMTNNLQYLINWKDKRDFIRKYSDQWQRHPGSIVTRSGEAQAGLETNNILTVQEKQALAKALITPAASKGRGALRNFVLGLNGVGHGSRMNYISILSKFGRDHLRDYQYREQNIAYHQDNVWHTVNCQVQINGNPAAVTVDVVDNRRNHIVSGHTFKYYNMQDNNIDRSNTSSMFNEGTGINEVSNLIDQHVPLAAAGMNFTQQPQNILSGNNIGIRRSGGRFYLTRFYLPQDNCTDQEITRIKPFMT; encoded by the coding sequence ATGAAGCAAACGCTTACAAAAGGAACCGATCGACAACACAGTTTCCATGCACGTCATTTGCACAGTACCAAATCCGCCGTCAGTCAGGCTTTTGTTGATAATCGCAAATCCAGGGTCAGCCAGATACACATGCTGGCGGTTATGGAGAATGCGCCGCGAGCCATCGCACAACGCCGCTTTATCGAACACATTCACAGTAGTCCGCGCATGAACGCGCAACGGCAATATATGGCCGCGATTTTTCATGTTCCGGCTCAGCGCAGGATCAATGACGCACAGATTGCGCAAGGGATATTCAAGCCGGCTCAGCCGGCCACCGCACCTGCCCAGAAACAAGACAATACCGGCCTGCCGTGTCATTTGAAGCAGGGTATTGAGCGGTTATCCGGTCTATCGCTGGATGGCGTCAAAGTTCATTACAACTCGGACAAGCCTGCACAACTCAATGCGCATGCGTATACCCGGGGAGCAGATATTCACGTTGCAGCGGGACAGGAAAAGCATTTGCCGCATGAGGCCTGGCATGTCGTCCAGCAGGCGCAGGGACGCGTGACGCCGACATTGCAGACCAGGGGAGTAACGATTAACGATAATGCGGATCTGGAACGCGAAGCCGATACAATGGGCGCGAAAGCCCTGCAGATGAAACATGCGATTCAACCTGCAACTACCGCTGCTGCGCAAGTCTCAAAATCACACCGGAATCCGGAAAGTGCAGCCAGCACCCTGACGATAATCCAGCCCAAATGGGTGATTCAGTTGGGCAAGGGAAAGAAAACAACCCGGGATTATCTGGATGATTACGAGGATTGGGAAAGTGCGCAAACGGATCCTTATCACGAGTACCTCGACGAGCACTCAAATACCGTTCTGGCGGATTACGTGTATGAATGGTCTCAAACGCTCGACGAAGCCTACAATAACATGGAGTGGCTGAGTCAATTTCCCGGCGCTCTGACCGGATCGATGTCCGTGATCAACCAGATGGGTACCAGAAATTTTGATTTGTACTGTGACCTGCTTGATTATGGACTGACGATCAATGAAATCGGGGCGCTCGCAGGTTTCGGTTCAACGCTGCATGCGATGGCGATGGGGTGTTCGGTCGCCGAAATGAATACTATCGCCAGTGTTGTAACCGACAAACTGCTTCAGTTACGGTTGAGTCAGAAAATGGGTTCGGGCTTGCAACCCATTACGGTGTATCAACTCTGTCAACAAGGCGGTTTTGCCAACTGTTACCGCAAGGTTGCTGACGCTGCAATTCCGGGCGCGGCAATGGATGCCGCGATTAATACCGTAACACCCCGGCATTATGTCAATCTGTTGAACGTCGGCACGCTGACAGCACAGGAAACCAATGCTGCCACGGGTTTCGGGCTTGCTGCGATGCCCGCGCTTGCTGTGATTTCGGACGCCCAGGTACGCACACTCTGTACAAAGTTTAATACGCCCCGGAAAAAGCAACAGATCGCCCAGACACTGGATATCCCTACGCTGAACGCCTATGCTAACGGTGCGATTGGCGCGGGAAAAATGGGCAAACTGCTTTTCGCCGCCAACGCCCTGGAAGTGACCGCTGCCGTTGCGGTCCTCGGTCAACCGTTTTATGCTGCGTTACTGAATGACTTCAGCCCCACGCAGATTCACGGCATGCGCAATTGCTTCGGCGGCGCGACTATTCAGACCTATACCGAGACAATCTATCGCCTGGGGCCGCAATTTGCTTTCTATCATAATCTGCTCGCCAACGGCGGACTGCCCGCCACGACGGTGCACGCCGTTCGTGGTTTTTCCCGTGCGGGGATTAATCAATTAATCAACCTCAATGGCGGAGAAATCCTTGCCATCGGAAATGTTATCACCAATTTGTATCAACAAATGCGGATGGCGGAGAAGCTCACAGGCGGGCTTGGCGCCAATACCCTTCATGCCTTGAGCCAGACGCCGAATTTTGCAAACCACATCGACTGGTTGATTCAACCAGACTGTGACGGCGCCTCAGTCGAAACAGGTGTGGGCAATCTGAATGCGGCGGCATATGTCCAGTTACTCAATGTCGCCGGTATTAGCGTGCAGCTCACCAACGATCTATCGGTTTTCGGCGTTGCTTCCGTACCCACACTTGCCGGTCAGAACGTGCAGACCCTCGGTATTATCAATGCCAAGTTTAACTCCGATGACAAGAAGAATGCGATTCTCGGCCTGCTCACTATCGGTGACATTTGCGCCTATGCCGCAGGCCATATCGGGCAGGGCCATATGAGCAAGTTGTTAAAAGCCGCCAATGGTGGCAACATCACAAACGCTGTCGGCACGCTCGGACAGGAAAAATACCGGCACGCACTTGTAGCGATGCTGCCGGACAATATCGCGCAGTGTTTCAATGCGCTCAACATTCTGCAACCTGTAACCATTCAACAGGCAATGCAAGGATTTGTTGCCGGCGGGCTGTCTTCAGGCCAAACCGCAAATCTGACCAACCGCCTCCTCACCGGCGGTCATGCGCTGGATGACGGCGGTTTCACCGGTTTGATGACCAATAACCTGCAATACCTCATCAACTGGAAAGACAAACGTGATTTTATCAGAAAATACTCCGATCAATGGCAACGGCATCCTGGCAGTATTGTAACGCGCTCGGGAGAAGCGCAGGCCGGGCTTGAAACGAACAATATTCTGACCGTGCAGGAAAAGCAGGCATTGGCCAAGGCATTGATCACCCCTGCGGCATCGAAAGGGCGCGGTGCGCTGCGAAACTTTGTGCTGGGTTTGAACGGCGTGGGACATGGCAGCCGCATGAACTATATCAGTATCCTCAGTAAGTTTGGCCGCGATCACCTGCGTGACTATCAATACCGTGAGCAGAACATCGCATATCACCAGGACAACGTCTGGCATACGGTCAATTGTCAGGTACAGATCAATGGCAATCCTGCTGCGGTTACGGTTGATGTGGTAGACAATCGCCGCAATCACATTGTTTCCGGTCATACTTTCAAGTATTACAACATGCAGGACAACAATATAGACCGTAGTAATACCAGCAGCATGTTTAACGAAGGAACCGGAATCAACGAAGTCAGCAACCTGATCGATCAGCATGTGCCCCTGGCCGCCGCCGGTATGAATTTTACCCAGCAACCCCAAAATATACTGAGTGGAAATAATATCGGAATCCGCAGATCGGGAGGGCGCTTCTACCTCACGCGTTTTTACCTTCCACAAGACAATTGCACTGACCAGGAAATCACACGTATCAAGCCCTTCATGACCTGA
- a CDS encoding TIR domain-containing protein, whose amino-acid sequence MNNRNNYLPTLTIRVLWVKAPGQDSSNTTEANPDPIDTLAESVYSAFCRSIEQPLERGMGIPVFFHRTPPEPDILNQSRHTILVVLVDDRMVISPEWNEGLTALAQAVQASNQQHRIYPVSLTPNAFNFNPVITTTNFIRLHRYTESRQPEQLAQLTLTLTHELCRLLLTGPANIESINNRLSPTPVMLFLSHAKADGEGLAETLRDHIETTSAVQTFFDTNDIAPGFDFRSEIEDNIERSVLVVLLTDHYASRTWCRREVLWAKSKGCPLVVVHAVRNREERSFPYLGNTPVIRIAVQDFDANPQQNNWCAQAVALALNEMLRFCWFRAHLNDLKKIGLIPNHLEPCPSPPEMLTVMAKQTNNKTATDLHLIYPDPPLGMEERQLLTQAAPNVHFTTPTSCAGLSGKTENEALLEGLNIGISISDSPDLEALGMNNNHLDNAMIEIARHLLSQGAHLSYGGDLRPGGFTEKLLELVWTYDSQQQKQPVMPTPEEKAETASRRLTNYVAWPIHLNYSPAILAQYYLKSVFKFIDPPADLNLGTQQQKIFTPPDTSEHRYRWYRSLTAMRERMADDIKARIILGGQIRGYAGGIPGLLEEVLLTICQKQPVYLLGGMGGCARVIIDAIEGRQPNELTVDYQSESKGYMSFLNYVRHQARTEINYPAMVEELEQAGIAGLNNGLTEEENRILFTTPHVPVMVALVLKGLVICKNLKNT is encoded by the coding sequence ATGAACAATCGCAATAATTATCTGCCCACGCTAACGATCCGGGTGTTGTGGGTTAAAGCACCAGGGCAGGATTCAAGCAACACAACGGAAGCAAACCCTGACCCCATCGACACGCTTGCAGAATCCGTTTATTCAGCCTTTTGCCGCTCCATTGAACAACCGCTTGAACGCGGCATGGGCATTCCGGTTTTTTTTCATCGCACACCGCCCGAACCCGATATTCTCAATCAAAGTCGGCATACCATTTTGGTGGTTCTGGTGGATGACCGCATGGTCATCAGCCCGGAATGGAACGAAGGACTGACCGCACTGGCGCAAGCCGTTCAAGCCAGCAATCAACAGCACCGGATTTACCCGGTATCGCTGACACCCAATGCGTTTAATTTCAACCCGGTCATTACCACAACCAACTTCATCCGTCTGCACCGGTATACTGAATCCAGACAGCCCGAACAACTTGCACAACTGACATTGACGCTGACACACGAACTCTGCCGCTTATTGCTGACAGGACCGGCAAATATTGAATCCATCAACAATCGCCTCAGTCCAACACCGGTCATGTTGTTTTTAAGCCATGCCAAAGCCGATGGCGAGGGACTTGCGGAAACACTGCGCGACCACATCGAGACCACCAGCGCGGTGCAGACCTTTTTCGACACCAACGACATTGCACCGGGCTTCGATTTTCGTTCCGAAATCGAAGACAATATCGAGCGCAGTGTACTGGTCGTCTTGCTGACTGATCACTATGCCTCACGCACCTGGTGCCGGCGTGAAGTGCTCTGGGCCAAAAGCAAGGGCTGTCCGTTGGTTGTTGTGCATGCTGTGCGCAACCGCGAAGAGCGCAGCTTTCCTTATCTCGGCAACACGCCGGTGATTCGCATCGCCGTGCAGGATTTTGACGCCAATCCTCAACAAAACAATTGGTGCGCACAAGCCGTCGCGCTGGCGCTCAATGAAATGTTGCGGTTCTGCTGGTTCCGCGCGCATCTGAATGACCTCAAGAAAATCGGTTTGATTCCCAATCATTTGGAGCCTTGCCCATCCCCGCCGGAAATGCTGACCGTCATGGCAAAGCAAACGAACAATAAAACGGCAACGGATCTTCACCTGATTTATCCCGATCCACCGCTAGGCATGGAAGAGCGCCAATTGCTTACACAGGCCGCACCTAACGTCCATTTCACCACACCGACCAGTTGCGCAGGGTTATCCGGAAAAACTGAAAATGAAGCGCTATTGGAAGGCTTAAACATCGGTATTTCGATTTCAGATAGCCCCGATTTGGAAGCGCTGGGCATGAACAACAATCATTTGGATAACGCCATGATCGAAATCGCCCGCCACCTGTTGTCCCAAGGCGCGCATCTATCTTACGGCGGCGATCTGCGCCCCGGCGGTTTTACCGAGAAACTGCTGGAACTGGTCTGGACATATGACAGTCAACAGCAGAAACAACCGGTGATGCCGACACCCGAAGAAAAAGCCGAAACAGCCAGCCGCCGCCTGACCAACTATGTCGCCTGGCCGATTCACTTGAACTATTCCCCGGCCATTCTCGCGCAGTATTATTTGAAAAGCGTTTTCAAATTCATCGACCCACCGGCAGATCTGAATCTGGGTACACAACAACAAAAAATCTTCACACCACCCGACACATCCGAACACCGCTACAGGTGGTACCGCAGCCTGACAGCCATGCGTGAACGCATGGCGGATGATATCAAAGCGAGAATCATACTCGGTGGCCAGATCCGGGGCTACGCTGGCGGGATACCCGGATTGCTCGAAGAAGTGCTGCTGACGATATGCCAGAAACAACCGGTTTATCTGCTCGGTGGTATGGGTGGTTGCGCGCGCGTGATTATCGATGCGATCGAAGGCCGTCAGCCCAATGAATTGACCGTTGACTATCAATCAGAAAGCAAAGGATACATGTCGTTCCTCAATTATGTACGCCATCAAGCCCGGACTGAAATCAACTACCCTGCCATGGTTGAAGAACTGGAACAGGCCGGTATTGCGGGTTTGAACAACGGCCTGACCGAGGAAGAAAACCGGATACTATTTACTACACCACATGTTCCGGTGATGGTGGCGTTGGTGTTGAAGGGGTTGGTGATATGTAAAAACCTTAAAAATACTTAA
- a CDS encoding YfiR family protein, which produces MKAAFIYNFTVFTRWPEYSENTLTICTMHSDRLREELQQFASKVTQDDKKIVIQKITRNQGVAQCQVIFLSEEDIAQIPAILTMTQNHPVLTVTDIPGWTEKGIIIGMNIQNQRIVFEINLQSAQQAGLQLSSKLLNLARKVYK; this is translated from the coding sequence ATGAAAGCGGCATTTATCTATAACTTTACGGTTTTTACACGGTGGCCGGAATATTCAGAAAACACATTGACGATTTGTACGATGCATTCTGACCGTTTGCGCGAAGAACTTCAACAGTTTGCTTCCAAAGTGACGCAAGACGATAAAAAAATTGTGATTCAGAAAATCACCCGTAACCAGGGTGTAGCGCAGTGCCAGGTCATATTTCTTTCCGAAGAAGACATAGCGCAAATTCCAGCTATTTTAACGATGACACAGAATCATCCGGTCTTGACTGTAACGGATATTCCCGGCTGGACGGAAAAAGGAATAATTATCGGGATGAATATTCAGAATCAACGCATTGTTTTTGAAATTAATTTGCAATCCGCTCAGCAGGCCGGATTGCAACTCAGTTCAAAATTGCTGAACCTGGCAAGAAAGGTATATAAATAA
- a CDS encoding EAL domain-containing protein has protein sequence MSVAMFILVLSIITVMFFSSRNSLSEDVKNQAHILGESLAPAILFNDIKTAKALFAALPPYIEYVTVLDQYGIEFISYTQNTVASNTDITSTLERYFSEVYIDYPIVLNNREVGLIQISASLDKIYGQLAKFLLFTLFSLLLSSTLGILMLRHLQTYLISPIVGLTKSMRLISSTDNYSLRFHLDNKDELGELASGFNTMLNKIQSHQVKLDAELVRRREAEDRLQQLAFYDNVTHLPNRHFFKERLENVVISTLRHNTSCCVILIDLDDFKNVNDTLGHHVGDELLKAVAERLGKELRGSDALCRIGGDEFAMILDHTDDISQVEYIANRMIKLLSQPFMLQGQEVFIGASIGASFCPADASDIPTLLRNADNAMYSAKNRGKNHFLMYKPDMDHKSMKRFTLENALRRALELKEIFLLYQPLIQIGTNKIVGFEVLVRWNNPELGIVQPADFIPIAEETGLIIPIGEHVFYEACLQGKHWRENFGFEGTISVNLSGRQLLKHDIVERIVEIAQTAEWPYHLLNLELTESILMDHSKETFDKLEALNNLGFSISIDDFGTGYSSMSYLKRYPINTLKIDRSFISDLPYDTNDVAISKAIIALGQSLSMKIVAEGVETREQLDFLKKHGCNFAQGFFYSKPMSPEQVEDFISARHELCIEKG, from the coding sequence ATGAGTGTTGCCATGTTTATCCTGGTGTTAAGTATTATTACAGTGATGTTTTTCAGCAGCAGAAATAGTCTTTCAGAGGATGTAAAGAATCAAGCCCACATACTGGGCGAAAGCCTGGCGCCGGCAATATTGTTTAACGATATTAAAACCGCCAAAGCGTTGTTTGCTGCTTTACCGCCCTATATCGAGTATGTAACAGTACTGGACCAGTACGGAATAGAATTCATCTCATATACCCAGAATACCGTTGCTTCTAATACTGATATAACATCAACGCTTGAAAGATATTTTTCAGAAGTGTACATTGACTATCCAATTGTCCTGAACAATCGGGAAGTGGGACTGATACAGATCAGCGCGTCATTGGACAAAATATACGGCCAGCTTGCCAAATTCCTACTGTTTACCCTGTTCTCACTATTGTTGTCGAGCACGCTCGGCATTTTGATGCTCAGGCATTTGCAGACCTATTTAATCAGTCCCATCGTAGGGCTTACAAAATCGATGCGGCTGATATCCAGTACGGATAATTATTCCTTACGGTTTCATCTCGACAACAAGGATGAACTGGGAGAACTGGCATCCGGTTTTAACACCATGCTGAACAAAATCCAGTCTCATCAGGTGAAGCTTGACGCCGAACTCGTTCGCCGCAGGGAGGCTGAAGATCGCCTGCAGCAACTGGCTTTCTACGATAACGTCACACATTTGCCCAATCGTCACTTTTTTAAAGAAAGACTGGAGAATGTCGTGATTTCGACGCTGAGACATAACACCAGTTGCTGCGTCATACTCATTGATCTTGATGATTTTAAAAATGTAAATGATACGCTTGGTCACCATGTTGGCGATGAGTTATTAAAGGCCGTAGCCGAACGGCTCGGCAAGGAACTACGCGGCAGTGATGCTTTGTGCCGTATAGGCGGCGACGAATTCGCGATGATACTTGATCATACCGATGATATCTCGCAGGTCGAATATATCGCCAACAGAATGATCAAATTACTTTCTCAGCCATTTATGTTGCAGGGACAGGAAGTATTTATTGGCGCAAGTATAGGCGCAAGTTTCTGTCCCGCCGATGCCTCCGACATACCGACATTACTCCGGAATGCGGATAATGCGATGTATAGCGCCAAGAATCGCGGTAAAAATCATTTCCTGATGTATAAACCGGACATGGATCATAAGAGCATGAAACGTTTCACACTGGAAAACGCATTACGGCGCGCTCTGGAACTTAAAGAAATATTTTTGCTGTATCAACCGCTTATACAAATTGGCACAAACAAAATAGTAGGATTCGAAGTACTGGTGCGCTGGAACAACCCCGAACTCGGAATTGTACAGCCCGCAGACTTTATCCCGATTGCCGAAGAAACCGGGCTCATCATACCCATCGGCGAACATGTTTTTTATGAAGCCTGCTTACAGGGTAAACACTGGCGGGAAAACTTCGGATTCGAGGGTACAATCAGTGTAAATCTGTCGGGACGGCAATTATTAAAGCACGACATTGTTGAACGCATAGTCGAAATCGCACAAACGGCTGAATGGCCCTATCATTTATTAAATCTCGAATTAACCGAAAGCATTTTGATGGATCATTCCAAGGAGACTTTCGATAAACTGGAAGCGCTCAATAATCTGGGGTTCTCGATATCAATTGACGACTTCGGCACGGGTTATTCATCCATGAGCTATCTTAAACGTTATCCTATCAACACACTGAAAATCGACCGCAGCTTTATTTCCGATCTACCCTACGATACCAATGATGTTGCCATTTCAAAGGCAATTATTGCATTGGGTCAAAGCCTGAGCATGAAAATTGTCGCGGAAGGCGTTGAAACACGGGAGCAACTGGATTTCCTGAAAAAACATGGCTGCAACTTTGCACAAGGGTTCTTCTATAGCAAACCAATGTCCCCCGAACAGGTTGAGGATTTTATTTCAGCCCGGCATGAGCTTTGTATTGAAAAAGGGTGA